In Pyxicephalus adspersus chromosome 12, UCB_Pads_2.0, whole genome shotgun sequence, a genomic segment contains:
- the IVD gene encoding isovaleryl-CoA dehydrogenase, mitochondrial yields MAVLLRRVFGGCRRGWPVLAPSSRGCSGTSVPIDDTVNGLSDEQKQLRHTIRKFLQDHLAPKAQEIDQQNEFKDLRNFWKKLGDMGVLGITAPTEYGGSAMGYMEHVLVMEEISRVSGAIGLSYGAHSNLCINQLVRNGNEAQKEKYLPKLINGEHIGALAMSEPNSGSDVVSMKLKAEKKGDYYILNGNKFWITNGPDADVLIVYAKTDSTVKPASHGITAFIVEKDTPGFSTAQKLDKLGMRGSNTCELVFEDCKIPEKNMLGHIGKGVYVLMSGLDLERLVLSGGALGIMQAVLDHAFPYLHTREAFGQKIGYFQLMQGKMADMYTRLTACRQYVYNVARACDQGHFNAKDCAGVILYAAECATQVALDGIQCLGGNGYINDYPMGRFLRDAKLYEIGAGTSEVRRLVIGRAFNALYK; encoded by the exons ATGGCTGTGCTTCTCCGTAGAGTGTTTGGCGGCTGCCGGCGGGGATGGCCTGTGCTGGCACCGAGCAGCCGGGGGTGTTCCGGGACCTCAGTGCCGATAGATGACACTGTGAATGGGCTGAGCGATGAACAGAAGCAG CTCCGACACACTATACGCAAGTTTCTCCAGGACCATCTGGCACCTAAAGCACAGGAAATTGATCAACAAAATGAATTCAAAGACCTGAGG AACTTTTGGAAGAAACTTGGAGATATGGGAGTTCTTGGAATTACGGCTCCAA CTGAGTATGGAGGATCTGCCATGGGTTACATGGAGCATGTTTTAGTTATGGAAGAAATCTCACGTGTGTCTGGAGCCATTGGACTAAGTTATGGTGCCCATTCCAACCTCTGTATAAACCAGTTAGTGAGAAATGGGAATGaagcacagaaagaaaaatatcttCCGAAG CTAATCAATGGCGAACATATAGGAGCACTTGCCATGAGTGAGCCCAATTCTGGTTCTGATGTAGTGTCCATGAAGTTGAAGGCAGAGAAGAAAG GTGACTATTACATTCTTAATGGCAACAAATTCTGGATTACAAACGGGCCAGATGCAGATGTATTGATTGTTTATGCCAAGACTGACTCCACTGTTAAGCCAGCTTCACATGGCATCACTGCCTTCATTGTGGAAAAG gacACTCCAGGATTTAGCACAGCACAAAAACTTGACAAACTTGGGATGAGAGGGTCAAACACTTGTGAGCTGGTGTTTGAGGACTGCAAGATTCCAG aaaagAACATGCTCGGACACATTGGAAAGGGAGTCTATGTACTGATGAGTGGGTTGGATCTTGAAAGGCTTGTTCTCAGTGGAGGCGCACTTGG AATAATGCAGGCTGTATTGGATCATGCATTTCCTTATCTGCATACAAGAGAAGCCTTCGGTCAGAAAATTGGATATTTCCAG CTGATGCAGGGAAAGATGGCTGACATGTACACACGCCTTACAGCTTGCCGTCAGTATGTTTATAATGTGGCTAGAGCCTGTGACCAGGGACACTTCAATGCTAAG GACTGTGCAGGAGTTATCCTTTATGCTGCTGAATGTGCTACTCAGGTGGCTCTAGATGGCATCCAGTGTTTAG GTGGCAATGGTTATATAAATGATTACCCTATGGGACGCTTCCTTCGTGATGCCAAACTGTATGAGATAGGTGCCGGTACTAGTGAGGTCCGGAGACTCGTCATAGGCAGAGCCTTCAATGCTCTGTACAAATAA
- the LOC140342540 gene encoding LOW QUALITY PROTEIN: probable E3 ubiquitin-protein ligase makorin-1 (The sequence of the model RefSeq protein was modified relative to this genomic sequence to represent the inferred CDS: substituted 1 base at 1 genomic stop codon): MAEALAVPVSLTPVVVGRSPLILFLEISLWRLDKRSYLQVDISFTESAKMETTIVIHKILPLAASKWFADFIYMGPVFMDTPAAPSGQDIQEAELLANLKKQICPYAAVGRCRYGVKCVYSHGDLCEICGLWILHPTDMVRRSEHIKLCIEAHEKDMAIQRSKDSKDSKDVLCGICMEVVYERPNITKRSFGVMPNCKHCYCLTCIQRWTDAKQLGNRLIKSCPECQIKSNPVIPSEYWVVGKDEKETLMQKYKEVMRXDLCSTSTGGEI; encoded by the exons ATGGCTGAGGCACTGGCAGTACCAGTATCTCTGACACCAGTTGTGGTAGGAAGGAGCCCACTCATCCTGTTCCTGGAAATCTCCCTTTGGCGGCTGGACAAGAGAAGTTACTTGCAGGTAG atatttcattcacgGAGTCTGCAAAGATGGAAACAACTATCGTTATTCACAAGATCTTGCCGCTAGCCGCTTCAAAATGGTTTGCAGATTTTATCTACATGGGTCCTGTGTTTATGGACACTCCTGCAG caCCATCTGGCCAAGACATTCAGGAAGCAGAGCTGTTAGCtaacctgaagaagcagatttgtcCCTATGCTGCAGTGGGGCGATGTCGTTACGGAGTGAAGTGCGTTTATTCACATGGAGACCTATGTGAAATATGCGGTCTATGGATCCTTCATCCCACTGACATGGTTCGGAGGTCGGAACACATTAAG CTTTGCATTGAGGCGCATGAAAAAGACATGGCCATCCAGCGCAGTAAGGACAGTAAAGACAGTAAGGACGTTTTGTGCGGCATTTGCATGGAGGTGGTTTATGAAAGACCAAATATCACCAAAAGGAGTTTTGGAGTAATGCCAAACTGTAAACACTGCTACTGTCTTACATGTATACAAAGATGGACGGATGCTAAACAGCTTGGGAACAGACTCATCAA atCATGTCCAGAATGCCAAATCAAATCAAACCCTGTGATTCCAAGTGAGTACTGGGTTGTGGGAAAGGATGAGAAAGAGACGCTGATGCAGAAGTACAAGGAGGTCATGAGGTAAGACCTATGTTCTACATCCACTGGGGGAGAGATCTAG